One part of the Prunus persica cultivar Lovell chromosome G5, Prunus_persica_NCBIv2, whole genome shotgun sequence genome encodes these proteins:
- the LOC18777949 gene encoding bifunctional dTDP-4-dehydrorhamnose 3,5-epimerase/dTDP-4-dehydrorhamnose reductase, translating into MGFPSNGAEKPLKFLIYGRTGWIGGLLGKLCEAQSIAYEYGSGRLESRASLEADIAAIKPTHVFNAAGVTGRPNVDWCESHKVETIRTNVVGTLTLADVCRERGLVLVNYATGCIFEYDAGHQLGSGVGFKEEDTPNFIGSFYSKTKAMVEDLLNNFENVCTLRVRMPISSDLSNPRNFITKITRYEKVVDIPNSMTILDELLPISIEMAKRNLTGIYNFTNPGVVSHNEILEMYKEYIDPSFTWKNFTLEEQAKVIVAPRSNNELDATKLKQEFPELLSIKESLIKNVFKPNQKTAKA; encoded by the exons aTGGGTTTTCCATCCAACGGCGCCGAGAAGCCGCTCAAGTTTCTGATCTACGGCAGGACGGGCTGGATAGGCGGCCTTCTCGGCAAGCTCTGCGAGGCCCAATCCATAGCCTACGAGTACGGCTCCGGCCGCCTCGAGAGCCGCGCCTCGCTCGAGGCCGACATCGCCGCCATCAAGCCGACCCACGTCTTCAACGCCGCCGGCGTCACCGGCCGCCCCAACGTCGACTGGTGCGAATCCCATAAGGTCGAGACCATCCGCACCAACGTGGTAGGCACCTTGACCCTTGCTGACGTTTGCAGGGAGCGCGGGCTGGTCCTCGTAAACTACGCGACGGGTTGCATTTTCGAGTACGATGCGGGTCATCAGCTCGGGTCGGGCGTCGGGTTTAAGGAGGAGGACACGCCCAACTTTATCGGATCTTTCTACTCCAAGACCAAGGCCATG GTGGAAGATCTGCTCAACAATTTCGAGAATGTGTGTACTTTGCGTGTTAGAATGCCGATTTCATCTGATTTATCCAACCCGCGTAACTTCATCACAAAGATCACTCGATATGAGAAAGTAGTAGACATTCCAAACTCCATGACGATCTTGGATGAACTCCTCCCCATTTCGATTGAGATGGCGAAGAGAAACCTCACCGGAATCTATAACTTCACAAACCCTGGAGTGGTCAGCCACAATGAGATCTTGGAGATGTATAAGGAATACATTGATCCCAGCTTCACATGGAAGAACTTTACTCTTGAGGAGCAGGCAAAGGTGATTGTTGCTCCCAGGAGCAACAATGAGCTGGATGCCACTAAATTGAAGCAAGAATTCCCTGAACTCTTATCCATCAAGGAATCTCTCATCAAGAATGTGTTCAAGCCAAATCAGAAGACTGCCAAAGCTTGA